In Chitinophagales bacterium, the following are encoded in one genomic region:
- a CDS encoding N-acetylmuramoyl-L-alanine amidase, with product MLKTLLLILLLLLTAYCSTQAQSIHRDSVYKIKTIVLDAGHGGHDSGCRGAHSNEKDVTLAIVLKLGALVHKVYPNVKVIYTRSTDEFIELYERANIANRNNADLFVSIHCNANRNTAAFGTETWLMGLHKSVDNLEVSKRENDVILLENDYQQNYDGFDPNSPEGFIILTMNQNAHLQQSIDIASKVEDEFRKDGRVIRGVKQAGFLVLWRTTMPSILVETGFLTNRTEENYLTSQDGQNKIARSVLKAIGDYKAEVEGSGDFLARTYPDSVLTADLDIKTDLFSSADSLKTSTNTTASNGSTSYHPALTYYKVQIVASAKPINLKSAPYASIKDITNDKSDSGYNRYVVGKYLNMADCQARLLQLRKKGFKSAFIVSYRNSKRIPVSQ from the coding sequence ATGTTAAAAACGCTATTGCTTATCCTATTGTTGTTATTAACAGCGTATTGCAGCACTCAGGCCCAAAGCATACACCGGGATTCTGTCTATAAAATTAAAACCATTGTGCTGGACGCAGGCCATGGTGGCCATGATTCCGGATGCAGAGGAGCACATTCTAATGAAAAGGATGTTACCCTGGCAATTGTTTTAAAGCTTGGGGCTCTGGTTCATAAGGTTTATCCTAATGTAAAAGTGATTTACACCAGAAGCACTGATGAATTTATTGAGCTGTACGAACGTGCAAACATTGCAAACCGGAATAATGCCGATCTCTTTGTTTCCATCCACTGCAATGCAAACCGGAATACAGCTGCGTTTGGAACTGAAACGTGGCTTATGGGACTTCACAAATCTGTAGATAACCTGGAAGTATCCAAGCGTGAGAATGATGTGATATTGCTTGAGAACGATTACCAGCAAAACTATGATGGATTCGATCCGAATTCGCCTGAGGGCTTTATAATTCTTACCATGAATCAAAATGCCCATTTGCAGCAGAGCATTGATATAGCTTCCAAAGTAGAAGACGAATTTCGTAAAGACGGCCGGGTGATTCGTGGTGTGAAGCAGGCAGGATTCCTGGTGTTGTGGCGCACTACCATGCCTTCCATACTGGTGGAGACGGGCTTTCTCACCAATCGCACGGAAGAAAATTATCTTACTTCACAGGATGGACAAAATAAAATTGCGCGTTCTGTTTTAAAGGCTATTGGCGATTACAAAGCAGAGGTGGAAGGTAGTGGCGATTTTCTTGCAAGAACTTATCCTGATTCGGTGTTGACAGCTGATTTAGATATTAAAACTGATTTATTTTCATCTGCTGATTCACTAAAAACCAGTACTAACACAACCGCTTCCAATGGCAGTACCAGCTATCATCCGGCGTTAACTTATTATAAAGTTCAGATCGTTGCTTCAGCAAAGCCCATCAATTTAAAGAGCGCGCCATACGCTTCTATTAAAGATATTACTAATGATAAGTCAGATTCCGGATATAACCGGTATGTTGTAGGTAAGTATTTAAACATGGCTGATTGTCAGGCTCGTCTTTTGCAGCTTCGAAAAAAAGGGTTTAAAAGTGCCTTTATTGTTTCTTACAGGAATTCAAAGCGAATCCCCGTGAGCCAGTAA
- a CDS encoding tetratricopeptide repeat protein produces MKPPKVYLLFVSLAITATILSCAQKQQRIKITDIPVTTSSKEAMASFRQGMTLFDQGEGQKARTFFIKAIEQDPKLAVGYLMKSNTDVSNQEFADDISKAKANINGTSNWEKWYCDLYETFLTSDWNKRLQITKTIADSFPDAPRAQVDLGFTYFVGNDATNARECFQKAVNLDSNSVSGYSALSNSYLFLDPKDFKKAEMYALKAVLIAPSSPGAKIALGDCYRAQNDLQKARDAYSKAVSLDPGSPEAYYKMGHANTFMGNYDEARQNYMDGGNHDLSKTAANQYTAYTYLYRGDHNTALKWLMEQATKIDSSGELNAKISSEKLAYLGDCERIAIHYGDVNQLNELMTIVTPLNTQAANDIGTQEAKIQNQATDEYLQSLLAAMEGNYEDAKAKAEQCKKTLEPITDPNKLNFYHFSLGYIAMKQKNYGDAVNHFQESNPNLSVYNKYWLAVANEAAGNKDQANAQYKEVSEYNFNGIDYALIRNEVKNKARAM; encoded by the coding sequence ATGAAACCCCCAAAAGTTTACTTGCTGTTTGTCAGCCTGGCTATAACTGCAACCATCTTAAGTTGTGCTCAAAAACAACAGAGGATAAAAATTACTGATATTCCTGTTACTACGAGCTCCAAAGAAGCAATGGCATCTTTCCGGCAGGGAATGACCTTATTCGATCAGGGTGAGGGACAGAAGGCACGGACTTTTTTTATCAAGGCTATTGAACAGGATCCTAAGCTCGCTGTAGGGTATCTTATGAAATCCAACACCGATGTATCAAACCAGGAATTTGCTGATGATATAAGTAAAGCCAAAGCCAATATTAATGGCACAAGCAACTGGGAAAAATGGTACTGCGATTTATACGAAACTTTTTTAACCAGCGACTGGAATAAACGTCTTCAAATTACAAAGACAATTGCCGACAGTTTTCCGGATGCCCCACGGGCACAGGTTGATTTAGGATTTACCTACTTTGTAGGGAATGATGCTACTAATGCTAGAGAGTGTTTTCAAAAAGCGGTGAACCTCGATTCCAATTCGGTTAGCGGATATAGTGCACTTTCTAACTCCTATCTGTTTCTTGATCCCAAAGATTTTAAGAAAGCCGAAATGTATGCCTTAAAGGCAGTCTTAATAGCTCCCTCTAGTCCTGGTGCTAAAATAGCATTGGGTGATTGCTACCGTGCGCAGAATGATCTTCAAAAGGCAAGAGATGCCTATTCAAAGGCAGTCAGTCTTGATCCCGGTTCCCCTGAGGCATATTATAAAATGGGCCACGCCAATACTTTCATGGGTAATTATGATGAAGCGAGGCAAAACTATATGGATGGGGGCAATCATGACTTATCAAAAACGGCTGCAAACCAATACACTGCTTATACCTATTTATACAGGGGTGATCATAATACAGCATTAAAATGGTTAATGGAACAGGCCACCAAAATAGATTCATCAGGAGAACTAAATGCTAAGATCAGCAGTGAAAAACTGGCTTATCTCGGGGATTGCGAACGCATAGCAATACATTATGGAGACGTTAATCAATTGAATGAGTTGATGACGATAGTAACCCCTCTTAATACGCAGGCTGCGAATGATATTGGAACACAGGAAGCAAAAATTCAGAATCAGGCAACAGACGAGTACTTACAATCACTATTGGCTGCCATGGAGGGAAATTACGAGGATGCTAAAGCCAAAGCGGAACAGTGTAAAAAAACTTTAGAGCCAATCACTGATCCCAATAAACTTAATTTTTATCACTTTTCCCTGGGATACATAGCTATGAAGCAAAAGAATTATGGAGATGCTGTGAACCATTTTCAGGAAAGCAATCCGAATCTTTCAGTATATAATAAGTATTGGCTGGCTGTGGCTAATGAGGCCGCTGGTAATAAAGATCAGGCGAATGCTCAATATAAAGAAGTGTCAGAGTATAACTTTAATGGCATTGACTATGCTCTTATCAGGAATGAAGTGAAGAATAAAGCAAGGGCGATGTAA
- a CDS encoding DUF4197 domain-containing protein, whose translation MIKQFSIFFIIIAIACSSCAQIQLPSISLPNTSQKNGGAFGLSNEQIVSGLKEALLLSAAKSANLLNLKDGFFGNQLIKILMPPEAQNVESKLRAIGFGDQVDKAILSMNRAAEKASKDAAPIFMNAVKSMSFSDAVGILKGSNNAATEYLKKTTTSQLSAQYSPVIKNALDSTDATKYWGDVFTTYNKLPFVKPVNADLTAYVTQKALDGLFNTMAQEEAKIRKDPAGTANDIIKTVFGHQ comes from the coding sequence ATGATCAAGCAGTTTTCAATATTTTTTATCATCATTGCCATAGCCTGTTCCTCCTGCGCGCAGATACAGCTTCCAAGTATTTCTCTTCCTAATACTTCACAAAAAAACGGCGGTGCATTCGGATTAAGCAATGAACAAATTGTTTCCGGATTAAAAGAAGCTCTATTGCTGAGCGCTGCTAAAAGCGCAAATTTATTGAATCTTAAGGATGGATTTTTTGGTAATCAGCTAATCAAAATTTTAATGCCTCCCGAAGCCCAAAACGTGGAATCCAAGCTTCGCGCAATCGGATTTGGAGATCAGGTGGATAAAGCAATTTTAAGTATGAACCGTGCAGCAGAAAAGGCTTCGAAAGATGCAGCTCCTATATTTATGAATGCCGTTAAAAGCATGTCTTTCTCTGATGCCGTTGGTATTTTAAAAGGCAGCAATAATGCGGCAACAGAATATTTAAAAAAGACAACTACTTCCCAGCTTTCTGCGCAATATTCTCCCGTAATTAAAAATGCATTGGACAGTACTGATGCTACAAAATACTGGGGCGATGTATTTACTACCTATAATAAGCTGCCTTTTGTGAAGCCTGTTAATGCGGACCTTACCGCTTATGTAACACAAAAGGCACTGGATGGATTATTTAATACCATGGCCCAGGAAGAAGCGAAGATCAGGAAAGATCCGGCTGGTACTGCTAACGATATTATTAAAACGGTTTTTGGCCATCAGTAG
- a CDS encoding T9SS type A sorting domain-containing protein — MNHVYTTLRKIIPLLMILFSAFSLVAQSSEFAKTIGGTNEDWAQSVVQSPDGGFVLTGITYSRGAGGEDVFLVKTNAAGDTVWCKTFGGSMDDYGYKIHNTSDGGMLITGHTKSFGAGDCDGYVIRTDANGRELWEHTYGGIGDDVVYGEAELPNGDFIMTGFTENFGAAGRDIFLIRTDAGGNLTWTKTIGGSADDYGKFIALTHDGNIVLGATTNSYGAGDNDFFLVKADFDGNVLWTKTIGGIANDDMWSMHVTTDGGFIMTGVTFSYGNGKGDCYLAKADAVGDVEWTRTFGGEGNDRGNSVNETSDGGYIMTGTLIPAGDSVGDAYLVKTDANGNKLWEKIFGGLNDDNGNSVIESSDEGLVIAGRTVSFGEGWSDVYFIKTDAEGNVVSGIGAINGNHTVSIFPNPIKNNAIIKVSGTGALMTIIISALNGEEVKRISGITSANIIFYRNQLPAGTYLYSLIRKDEVIDRGKIILE; from the coding sequence ATGAATCATGTATACACTACTCTACGGAAGATTATCCCTTTACTGATGATCCTTTTTTCCGCTTTTTCTCTCGTGGCTCAATCCAGTGAGTTTGCAAAAACTATTGGTGGCACCAATGAAGATTGGGCTCAATCAGTAGTTCAAAGCCCCGATGGCGGCTTTGTCCTTACAGGCATTACCTATTCAAGAGGAGCTGGGGGAGAAGACGTTTTCCTGGTAAAAACAAATGCAGCTGGTGATACCGTTTGGTGCAAAACATTTGGTGGTTCTATGGATGATTACGGATATAAAATTCATAACACCAGCGATGGAGGAATGCTTATTACCGGTCACACGAAAAGCTTTGGTGCCGGTGATTGTGATGGTTATGTAATAAGGACGGATGCGAATGGCAGGGAACTGTGGGAACACACCTATGGTGGTATCGGCGATGACGTGGTATATGGTGAAGCAGAATTGCCCAATGGAGATTTTATTATGACCGGGTTCACCGAAAATTTTGGTGCCGCCGGAAGAGATATCTTCCTTATCAGAACAGATGCCGGAGGGAATCTAACGTGGACTAAAACTATTGGCGGAAGTGCTGATGATTACGGAAAATTTATTGCTCTTACTCATGACGGAAATATTGTTCTTGGAGCAACCACTAACAGTTATGGGGCTGGTGACAACGATTTTTTCCTGGTAAAAGCAGATTTTGATGGAAATGTTTTATGGACTAAAACAATAGGGGGTATTGCAAATGATGATATGTGGTCAATGCATGTAACGACAGACGGTGGCTTCATCATGACTGGTGTAACTTTCAGCTATGGAAACGGAAAAGGTGATTGTTATTTGGCTAAAGCAGATGCAGTGGGAGATGTGGAGTGGACCAGAACGTTCGGAGGTGAAGGTAATGACAGGGGTAATAGTGTAAACGAAACAAGCGACGGCGGTTATATCATGACTGGAACCCTTATCCCTGCCGGAGATTCAGTGGGCGATGCTTACCTGGTTAAAACTGATGCAAATGGAAATAAGTTGTGGGAAAAAATATTTGGAGGGCTAAATGATGATAACGGAAACAGTGTGATTGAAAGCTCCGATGAGGGATTGGTGATTGCCGGGAGAACAGTGAGCTTTGGTGAAGGCTGGTCTGATGTTTATTTTATAAAAACAGATGCAGAGGGAAATGTGGTTTCAGGAATTGGTGCAATAAATGGGAATCATACAGTTTCGATTTTTCCAAACCCTATAAAAAACAATGCAATCATTAAGGTATCAGGCACCGGTGCTCTAATGACAATTATTATAAGTGCCCTTAATGGAGAGGAAGTAAAAAGGATAAGTGGTATTACTTCAGCAAATATAATTTTCTACCGTAACCAACTGCCGGCTGGAACCTATCTCTACTCCCTTATAAGAAAGGATGAGGTAATAGATAGAGGAAAAATCATTCTCGAGTAA
- a CDS encoding UbiA family prenyltransferase has protein sequence MIVKNYLSLVKFSHTIFAMPFAIIGFFFATWHEGHPFYLREFILVIACMVFARSAAMGFNRLVDSDIDKKNPRTTGRELPAGIISKRSALLFVLFCCGGFMISAWNINSLCFMLSPVALAVILGYSYTKRFTSFSHFILGLGLSLAPVGSYLAVTGTFSLLPVLFGAAVLCWVSGFDIIYALQDESFDREQHLHSVPVSIGKKNALLLSSIVHILCISCLVAIGVLGAMGIWYWIGVGFFIALLIYQHSLVKPNDLSKVNVAFFTTNGLASVIFSVFTLIDFF, from the coding sequence ATGATTGTTAAAAATTATTTGTCACTGGTTAAGTTCAGTCATACGATTTTTGCCATGCCTTTTGCCATCATTGGATTTTTTTTCGCGACCTGGCACGAAGGCCATCCATTTTATTTAAGAGAATTTATCCTCGTTATTGCATGTATGGTCTTTGCAAGAAGTGCTGCTATGGGGTTTAACCGACTTGTTGATTCTGACATTGACAAAAAAAATCCCCGCACAACTGGCAGAGAACTTCCTGCCGGAATAATTTCAAAAAGATCAGCCTTATTATTTGTTTTGTTTTGCTGCGGGGGCTTTATGATCAGCGCGTGGAATATAAACAGCTTGTGCTTTATGCTCTCACCAGTTGCTCTTGCAGTAATCCTGGGATATAGTTATACGAAGCGATTCACATCATTTTCACATTTTATATTGGGATTGGGATTGTCTCTTGCTCCGGTTGGATCTTACCTGGCGGTTACAGGAACATTCAGTTTATTGCCGGTGCTGTTTGGAGCAGCAGTGTTATGCTGGGTTAGTGGCTTCGACATCATTTATGCATTGCAGGATGAATCGTTTGACCGGGAGCAGCATTTACATTCGGTACCTGTTAGCATTGGGAAAAAAAATGCATTATTGCTATCATCAATAGTGCATATATTGTGTATTAGCTGTTTAGTTGCGATTGGAGTCCTTGGTGCAATGGGGATTTGGTATTGGATTGGGGTAGGTTTTTTTATTGCATTACTTATATACCAGCACTCACTTGTTAAGCCGAATGATCTAAGTAAGGTAAATGTTGCTTTCTTTACCACCAATGGATTGGCAAGCGTAATTTTTTCAGTATTTACTCTTATCGATTTTTTCTGA
- a CDS encoding EVE domain-containing protein has product MNHWLVKSDPETYGWQEFSKDKKTEWTGVRSYAARNHLREMKKGDPILFYHSGKESAVVGTAKVSREFFPDPSSEEEAWVAIEMVVNKKFKRLVSLQEIKTVKELKDMVLIKISRLSVMPVTEAEFRKVEDLGTS; this is encoded by the coding sequence ATGAATCACTGGCTTGTAAAATCAGACCCGGAGACGTACGGATGGCAGGAGTTTTCTAAAGATAAAAAAACGGAGTGGACAGGGGTAAGGAGTTATGCTGCACGCAATCACCTGCGCGAAATGAAGAAGGGGGATCCCATATTATTTTATCATAGTGGCAAAGAAAGTGCTGTGGTGGGTACTGCTAAGGTTTCCCGTGAATTTTTTCCTGACCCTTCCTCAGAAGAAGAAGCCTGGGTAGCTATTGAGATGGTGGTTAATAAAAAATTTAAACGACTTGTTTCCCTGCAGGAAATAAAAACCGTAAAAGAGCTGAAAGATATGGTGCTGATTAAAATTTCCAGGCTTTCAGTGATGCCTGTTACTGAAGCAGAGTTTAGAAAAGTGGAAGATCTGGGTACATCATAG
- a CDS encoding LPS-assembly protein LptD: MLPNDTSKANLTDSLHLKMSDNGLDAPVKYHAQDTIYMDYKNQKVILLNKATVDYRDIGLKGDSIVFDWGKNQVYSEGRKDSSGKESGLPSFNEADRTFNAKEIAYNFRTKKGKISEVMTEEGEGFIHSETVKRLPDNVFYGIGNRYTTCDRVDPDFYIAASKIKVIPGKSIVTGPAHLVIEDVPTPLFLPFGIFPLNEKRKSGLIIPSYGYSDLRGFYLSRGGYYFGISDHVDLAVTGDIYSRGSYVINAATRFAERYKFSSNLNITYGNTRTLEAETDKYLSQKEFEVRGSFNQDAKALPNNTRFSANLAFATSGFNRNYSNTPENFFNNTYSSSISFQQSIPYTPFNYSVSLTHSQSTQTHIVNVTLPTFLFNMSSINPFKRKEALGRLKWYENIAVSYSFNASNQVTGIDSLFFTPQTFDRIRTGALHNITVQAPFSTLKYITVSPSFNYAETWSMQTVRAFWNPELMQITYDTIQGFAAARNFNIGVSATTHVYGILNFSHGKIRAIRHVITPQVGFTYRPDFGDPRWNAYKTVQLNDAGQTTRYSIFQSSIYAGPPQGKLGSISFSIGNNLEMKVFSKKDTVTQLKKIKLLDALSIRSSYNLAVDTLRLAPINISGRTSFTDKINMNFGLTFDPYASDSLNRRINTFTLKDDHKLARLTNAFIGINASFSSPQSSSVVQKATPEQLDYIKNSGNDYVDFNVPWRLTPNYTLALNRVRTFGRDTTILTQTLGVSGELNLTEKWKISWNTSYDFIAHKFSTIFLDVYRDLHCWQMHLSVIPSGYRSGFTFDLHVKASVLQDLKLHKQNNWYDY; this comes from the coding sequence ATGTTACCCAACGATACTTCAAAAGCAAATCTGACTGACAGTTTACATCTTAAGATGTCTGATAATGGACTTGATGCCCCGGTTAAATACCATGCGCAGGATACTATTTATATGGACTATAAAAATCAAAAGGTTATTCTGCTCAATAAAGCAACCGTGGATTACAGAGATATAGGGCTGAAGGGCGATTCCATTGTTTTCGATTGGGGTAAAAACCAGGTTTATTCAGAGGGCAGGAAAGATTCTTCCGGAAAGGAATCTGGTTTGCCTTCCTTTAATGAAGCTGATCGAACCTTTAATGCAAAAGAGATAGCCTATAATTTCAGAACGAAAAAAGGTAAGATAAGCGAGGTGATGACTGAAGAAGGCGAAGGTTTTATTCACAGTGAAACTGTTAAGCGTCTTCCGGATAATGTCTTTTACGGTATTGGAAACAGGTACACAACCTGCGACCGTGTCGATCCGGATTTTTATATTGCAGCGTCGAAAATAAAGGTGATTCCGGGTAAGTCTATTGTAACGGGGCCGGCACATTTGGTGATTGAAGATGTACCTACTCCCCTTTTTCTTCCCTTCGGGATTTTTCCCTTAAACGAAAAAAGAAAATCAGGCTTGATTATTCCGTCTTATGGATACAGTGATTTGAGGGGTTTCTATTTAAGCAGGGGCGGTTATTATTTTGGCATCAGCGACCACGTTGACCTTGCAGTTACAGGTGATATATATTCCAGGGGAAGCTATGTAATAAATGCTGCCACCCGGTTTGCTGAACGTTATAAGTTTTCAAGTAATCTGAACATTACCTACGGCAATACCCGCACCCTGGAAGCGGAAACTGATAAGTACTTATCTCAAAAGGAATTTGAAGTACGCGGAAGCTTTAACCAGGATGCTAAAGCATTACCAAATAACACACGGTTCAGTGCTAATCTGGCATTTGCTACTTCGGGATTCAACAGGAACTATTCCAACACTCCCGAAAATTTTTTTAATAACACTTATTCATCTTCCATTTCATTTCAGCAAAGTATTCCTTATACCCCTTTTAATTATTCTGTTTCTCTTACTCATTCACAAAGTACCCAGACCCATATCGTAAACGTGACATTACCGACCTTCCTGTTTAATATGTCCAGTATTAATCCGTTTAAGAGGAAAGAAGCACTGGGCCGGTTGAAGTGGTATGAGAATATTGCGGTAAGCTACTCTTTTAATGCAAGCAACCAGGTAACGGGGATTGATTCTCTTTTCTTTACACCTCAAACATTCGATCGCATCAGAACAGGTGCCCTTCATAACATTACGGTTCAGGCACCTTTTTCCACACTTAAATACATAACTGTATCTCCGTCTTTTAATTATGCAGAAACATGGTCTATGCAGACTGTTCGTGCTTTCTGGAATCCGGAATTAATGCAGATTACCTACGATACCATTCAGGGATTTGCAGCTGCACGCAATTTTAATATAGGAGTTTCAGCCACAACTCACGTATATGGAATTTTGAATTTTAGCCATGGGAAAATCAGAGCAATCCGTCATGTAATAACGCCCCAGGTTGGATTCACCTATCGGCCTGATTTTGGAGATCCCCGATGGAATGCTTATAAAACAGTACAATTGAATGATGCAGGCCAAACAACCAGGTACTCCATTTTTCAAAGCAGCATTTACGCCGGTCCTCCGCAGGGAAAACTAGGAAGCATTAGTTTTTCCATTGGAAATAATCTGGAGATGAAGGTTTTTTCGAAGAAGGACACGGTTACCCAGTTGAAAAAGATAAAACTGCTTGATGCATTAAGTATACGGTCGTCCTACAATCTGGCGGTCGATACGCTGCGCCTTGCACCAATAAATATTTCCGGCAGAACTTCTTTTACAGATAAAATCAATATGAATTTTGGACTGACTTTCGATCCTTATGCATCCGATTCCCTGAACCGCCGTATTAATACCTTTACCTTGAAAGATGACCATAAATTAGCACGTCTCACCAATGCATTTATCGGAATTAATGCCTCTTTCAGTTCGCCTCAAAGTTCTTCAGTAGTTCAAAAAGCTACACCGGAACAATTGGATTATATTAAAAATTCAGGAAATGACTATGTAGATTTCAATGTACCGTGGAGGTTGACTCCTAACTATACATTAGCCCTTAATAGAGTAAGGACGTTTGGAAGAGATACTACCATTCTAACACAGACATTGGGTGTAAGCGGAGAATTGAACCTGACTGAAAAATGGAAGATATCGTGGAATACCAGCTATGATTTTATTGCACATAAGTTCTCTACCATCTTCCTGGATGTCTACCGCGATCTTCACTGCTGGCAAATGCATTTGAGCGTGATACCTTCTGGTTATCGCTCAGGCTTTACCTTTGACCTACATGTGAAAGCAAGCGTATTACAGGATCTGAAGCTGCATAAGCAAAATAACTGGTACGATTATTAA
- a CDS encoding DUF1573 domain-containing protein yields the protein MKEHIKTYSLVIITLCVFVITIIDVVNLIEKKNMLHSQDTLAGLPGSVKHSASTEPNTEPDVDTLATTIQFSETQFDFGTIQQGDVVRHGFEFMNTGTVPLIIQSAKASCGCTVPSYPKEPIAPGAKGVVQVQFTTAGKQGLQNKNITVSSNANPPVSVLNINANVLPK from the coding sequence ATGAAGGAGCACATCAAAACGTATTCCCTGGTTATTATCACTCTTTGCGTATTTGTTATAACCATTATTGATGTAGTAAATCTTATTGAAAAAAAAAATATGTTGCATTCCCAGGATACCCTGGCCGGTCTTCCTGGTTCGGTGAAGCATTCCGCTTCCACCGAACCAAACACAGAACCTGATGTAGACACGCTTGCCACTACCATTCAATTTTCTGAGACTCAGTTCGATTTTGGCACTATTCAGCAGGGGGATGTAGTAAGGCATGGTTTTGAATTTATGAATACCGGAACAGTACCATTGATTATTCAAAGTGCTAAAGCTTCTTGTGGCTGTACAGTACCATCTTATCCCAAAGAACCAATAGCACCGGGTGCGAAAGGAGTAGTGCAAGTGCAGTTTACAACTGCCGGGAAACAGGGTCTTCAGAATAAAAATATAACGGTCTCGTCGAACGCTAATCCACCGGTTTCTGTTCTCAACATTAATGCTAATGTTCTGCCTAAATGA
- a CDS encoding competence/damage-inducible protein A — protein MDATIITIGDELLIGQVIDTNSSWISEALNNIGIWVKRRIAVGDDHNEIISVLDGAKNISDVILITGGLGPTKDDITKEVLCDYFGGKMIFNEAIFVMVKAIFDRLQRPMLESNRRQAEIPDNCIPIKNYNGTAPGMWFESESKIFISMPGVPFEMKAMMRESVIPGLKDRFQLPVIVHKTIHIIGIGESFLAEKIRDIENNFSESVRLAYLPNLTQVRLRITARGKVKSELVEQVDEITKRIEERIGIYIWGYDDDALEKKIGSLLLQRGHTVCTAESCTGGLIASMIASVPGASAYYTGSIVSYSNEIKRDVLNVADETLLKYGAVSEQAVQEMVQGALQKLKSDYAIAVSGIAGPSGGTEDRPVGTVWIAVGNKENTIAASFLFPGDRMRNIQRSAISALDMLRKFILSS, from the coding sequence ATGGATGCGACAATTATTACGATTGGCGATGAGCTTTTAATCGGCCAGGTAATAGATACCAATTCATCATGGATAAGTGAAGCGCTTAATAATATAGGGATTTGGGTTAAAAGACGTATTGCAGTTGGAGATGATCATAATGAAATTATTTCAGTACTGGATGGAGCAAAAAACATTAGCGATGTAATATTGATAACAGGTGGTTTGGGACCTACAAAAGATGATATTACAAAAGAAGTATTGTGCGACTATTTTGGAGGCAAAATGATATTTAATGAAGCCATTTTTGTAATGGTAAAAGCCATTTTTGACCGGCTTCAGAGGCCAATGCTGGAGAGCAATCGCCGACAGGCAGAAATACCGGACAACTGCATCCCAATTAAAAATTATAATGGTACTGCGCCGGGGATGTGGTTTGAAAGTGAAAGCAAAATTTTTATTTCTATGCCTGGCGTTCCATTCGAAATGAAAGCCATGATGAGGGAGTCGGTGATCCCCGGGTTAAAAGACCGTTTTCAGCTGCCGGTTATTGTTCATAAAACCATTCACATTATCGGCATCGGAGAATCTTTTCTTGCCGAAAAAATAAGGGATATTGAAAATAATTTTTCCGAAAGCGTCAGGCTTGCTTACCTGCCCAATCTTACGCAGGTACGGCTAAGGATTACAGCTAGAGGTAAAGTCAAAAGTGAATTGGTGGAGCAAGTGGACGAGATTACCAAAAGAATAGAAGAAAGAATTGGTATTTATATATGGGGATATGATGATGATGCACTCGAAAAGAAAATCGGATCCCTATTATTACAGAGGGGACACACGGTATGCACTGCCGAAAGTTGCACAGGAGGATTAATTGCATCTATGATCGCTTCTGTACCGGGCGCCTCAGCATATTACACTGGAAGTATAGTGAGTTATTCAAATGAAATTAAAAGGGATGTTTTAAATGTGGCCGACGAAACGCTCCTGAAATATGGAGCGGTAAGTGAGCAGGCCGTTCAGGAAATGGTACAGGGTGCGCTGCAAAAATTAAAGTCTGACTATGCCATTGCAGTATCGGGTATTGCAGGGCCATCTGGGGGTACAGAAGATAGGCCCGTAGGCACCGTCTGGATAGCAGTAGGAAATAAAGAAAATACAATTGCCGCAAGCTTTCTGTTTCCCGGCGATCGCATGCGGAATATTCAGCGTTCGGCAATAAGTGCCTTAGACATGCTGAGAAAATTCATTTTATCATCCTGA
- the ruvX gene encoding Holliday junction resolvase RuvX, giving the protein MSRILAIDYGVKRTGLAVTDPLQIIATPLDTVSTDILLPYLEKYLEQQNVECFVVGDPKNLNNTPSQVSATINKFIEALKKRFPFIPVKRIDERFTSKMAQQTILAAGKNKKARRDKSLLDKVSAVILLQSYLQTIKK; this is encoded by the coding sequence TTGTCGCGCATACTGGCTATCGATTACGGAGTAAAAAGAACTGGTCTCGCGGTTACTGATCCTTTGCAAATTATTGCAACCCCCCTGGATACGGTGTCCACGGATATCTTACTGCCGTATCTGGAAAAATATTTAGAGCAGCAGAACGTGGAATGCTTTGTAGTTGGTGATCCTAAAAATTTAAACAATACGCCATCACAAGTGTCAGCTACTATAAATAAATTCATAGAAGCTTTAAAAAAAAGATTTCCCTTTATTCCTGTAAAAAGAATAGACGAGCGGTTTACATCCAAAATGGCGCAACAGACTATATTAGCCGCCGGAAAAAATAAAAAAGCGCGACGGGATAAATCACTGTTGGATAAGGTAAGCGCGGTTATACTGTTACAGAGTTATTTACAGACCATTAAGAAATGA